GATGCTGATCAAAAAAAGCTTGGAGCTGCAAAACAAAAAACTGTACGAGGAAAATCTGGAGCTGAAGCAAAATCAGCGGGTCTATCGCAAAAAGCAAGAGGCCGTCATCGAAGACGTACGCGCTTCTGTACTCACTGCGGATCAGAAGCAGCCACTTCATGCCACTATTGTGGTACAAGTAGTCGATCGCGTGGAAAAGGACCTCGCTTCGTTAAAAGGGAAGAAGGTTGAGCAGGTTGCGGAGGTCCATCAGGTCTTGCATGAAATGCTGCGACGCCGCGAATACATTTTGTCTGATCGAACGACGGTGGAGGTACGAATCAAAACGGTCGTAATCAGTAGAACGCTGCATGTGTTCGTGACAGCGGACGTTATACCCGATGATGTTTGGCAAAAGATTGCGCGAAACTTTCTATTTCTTCCGCCGTATATTTCAATATAGAATATCTGATAGCCAGATCATGTAGGTCTGGGTCGGTATAAAGGAGAGGCGAACACATGTCCATGTTCAAAAAATTGTTGGCTAGTGTAGGTATTGGCTCTGCGCAAGTAGATGCACGTCTTGAGCAGGATTCACTCATTCCCGGAGATATGGTCAGAGGTGAGGTCCATATCAAGGGAGGAGATGTCGCCCAGGAAATCGACGAAATCTACATGTATGTCGTTACACACTATGAAAGAGAAGTCAACGACTCTAAGACGAAGGAAGAATGCACACTTGTAAAATATCGTCTGTCTGAGCGGGTACAATTGAAACCGAAAGAAGAAACCGTTCTGCCATTCGCTTTTCAATTGCCGTATGAGACGCCATTGACGATGGGGCGTCAACCCGTTTACCTACGGACAGGTCTCGATATTAAAAATGCGATTGACCCGGGGGATTCCGATTTCATTGAGGTTCGCCCACATCCGTTAATGTCCAAAGTGTTGGATGCCGTTCAACAGATCGGATTCCAGCTGTATAAGGTAGACTGCGAATACAATCGCCACCTCGGTCGCAATCATCCGTTTGTGCAGGAATTTGAATTCCGTCCAACAGGGCCATACCGTAGCCAATTGGAGGAGCTCGAAGTAGTCTTCTACCTTCGCGATGGCGAATTGGAAGTTTTATTGGAACTGGATAAACGTGCGCGAGGCTTTATGGGAGCATTTGAAGAAGCGTTTAATCTCGACGAACGCTATATCCGTTTCCGCTTAACGAATGCAGATGTGAACAAACATACGCATGTCATTGCAGAAGCGATTGAAGCGCTCATTAAGCAGCAGCTTCGCTAGAGAATAATACAAAAAAGGCCTGACGGAGTGAAAGTGACCACTCTGTCAGCCTTTTTTCTTTATGGAGGTCTTAATCATCGCCAACGCCTACGATAGTCAACAGAACGAACAAGACAAGAATTAGCGCAATCCCATTAAAGCCGCCGTTAAACAAGCTCATCGATTTTCCTCCCACCCGCAAGATGTAGTCAATTCCCTATAGAATAGTCATTGATCTATGAATCGGTGTCGGGGCTTCTACCTAAATTCCTGTACACAACTCTCTTTTTAATTTTTCGATTTGCATGTATAGGGCTGGATTTTTCTGACAATACTGTGAGCATGAAGAATCCAGAGGAGGATATTATTATGAATTTGTTAGAAAAAACGAGAAAAATTAATGTGATGCTTCAAAAAACAATGGGTGGCAGCGGAGTAGGCTTCCAAGATCTCGCAAGGCTTTTATCTGAAGTAATTTCTGCAAATGTTTACATCATTACCGCAGATGGCACGATCCTGGGAAGTGGAATGAATCAGGAAATTTCCCTGCAAGAAGAAGGACGTTCATCCACACAGCTCCAGGAAGGTGTACATCAAAAGCTGCTGGAAGTTACACAAACCTTGGCGAACGAGCCGATCACCAGTCCGTACACCCTGGTTCCAAAAGAGTTGAATTCGATCTTCCCGCAAATGATGACGACGATTGTTCCTATCAATGCAGGGGGAAGCCGTCTTGGCACACTAGTTCTGCTGCGTGCTTACGGTCAGTTTGAAACAGAGGATCTGATTTTGGGCGAGATCGGTGCTACCGTGATCGGTATGAAAATCGTTCGTCAGCGCACAGAACAAATTGAAAATGAAGTGCGCGACAAAACATTTGCCAAAATCGCACTCTCTTCGTTGTCCTACAGTGAACAGATCGCGATTGAAAAAATTATGGAACAATTGGATGCACGCGAAGGCTTGCTGGTAGCTAGTCAACTGGCAGATCAAGCAGGTCTGACACGTTCTGTCATCGTGAACGCTCTTCGCAAGCTGGCAAGCGCGGGTGTGCTGGAATCCCGTTCGTTAGGGATGAAGGGTACCTATATCAAAGTACTGAATGACAAGTTCCCATCTGAATTGGCGAAATGGAAAACCTCATAAATGGCACGAGCTACACAGAAGCTCTCCCTGTACAGGGAGGGCTTTTGTTTATGAATCAACAAGTATAGCAGAATCGATAAAACGTTCATAATTTAGCGATTGAATAAATGATTTTCTTCCCTTTATAATGTCCACAAAGGTTTAAACTTCAAAAAATTCAAAAATTAAAGTTCATACTTCAAAATCGAATGGAGGGTCTAAGAATGAAGGTGATTATTGGTGGGATTGCGCATGAAACGAATACGTTTTCCAATGTGCCCACGACGCTCGAGATGTTTCAAAGCTATGAGTGGGATTATCATGAAACGATTGTGAATCGCAATCGGGGCGTTCGCAACTTTCCGGGTGGGATGGTGGATCGCGCCGAAGAGCTGGGCATCGAGCTACTGCCGACCTTTCTCACCTTTACGTATCCAGCGGGGACGATTTTGCGAGAAGCGTATGACCAGATTAAAAAGGAGCTTCTTGATACGATTGCTGCGACAGAAGGTGCAGATGCTATTTGTCTAGGGCTTCACGGAGCGGGGGTCGTAGAAGGAATGGATGACCTGGAAGGCGACATTCTGGCGTCAGTGCGTCAGTTGGTCGGTTACGACATTCCTTTAATTGTTACGCTAGACCTCCACGCAAACATGACACAAAAAATGGTAGATGAAGCCGATGCGCTCCTGGGTGTCCACCTCTACCCGCATGTGGATTGCTATGAACGCGGAATTGAAGCGATCGATCTGGCGCACAAGATGGTTACGGAAGGGATTAAGCCGACCATGCATTTGACCAGACTGCCACTATTGATTCCGACATCAGCTACTCATCATTCCCCTGCACGTGAAATAAACGAAGCCTGCTGGGCGTGGGAAAAGGAAGAAGGCGTCATCGACTGTGCATTCTTCCACGGATTTCCATATACGGACATTCCTGAGCTGGGCGTCTCTGTTTTGAGCGTTACGAATAACGATCAGGAGCTCGCCAAAAAAGTGAGCGAGGATGTCGCCAGTCTGATTTGGGAAAAGCGGGATGAATTCGAGCTGAACATGCCTGCTCCTGCCGAGGGAATTGCAATGGCACTGGAAACGGAAGGGATGCCAATTGTAATCAATGAGACCTCAGATAATCCAGGCGGAGGCACACCTGGAGACGGAACGCATTTACTGCGGGCAATGCTGGAAGCCCAGCTGACAAATGCATGCTTTGGTTTTATTTACGATCCCGAAGTGGTCCAGATTGCCCATCAGGCTGGAGTAGGCGCTACCTTACAACTATCACTCGGTGGAAAGACAGACTACTTGCATGGAGAACCACTTGAAGTAACAGCCTATGTCAAAGCTTTGACAGATGGAAAATTCATTGCGACGACACCGATGGGGCAAGGGGGTCATGAGAATTTTGGCAGATCCGTTCGCTTGCAAATCGAAGGGGTTGACGTCTTGGTTTGCTCCGTGAAATCGCAAGTGCTGGATGAGCAAATTTTTCTGTTGCACGGAATTGACGTGACCAAATACAAGATCGTGGCCTTGAAATCAAGCACACATTTCCGGGCATCATTCGAACCGATCAGCGCACGCGTCATTACCATCGATTCACCGGGATTGACGACGCTCAACTTCCGCTTCTTCAAATACGAACGCGCCATTCGTCCGATTTATCCGTTAGATCCAGCCACCGAGTGGAACCTACATCAATTGACAAGGAAGTAGATGATCATGGAATCCGTACAGGAGCGCATCCGCAAGCATTATCCGGAATTGACCAACCAACAAAAACTCGCAGCCAAATACATTCTCGCCGAGCCGAAGACCGTTGCACTGCAACCAGCCAAAGTTGTCGGGGCTTTGAGCGGCACAAGCGAAACCACGATCATCCGACTATCTTACGCTCTCGCCTACTCCGGGTACAGCGAATTGCAGAACGAGATTCGCAGCTCCTTATTGGAAAAAGTCCCAAAAGCTGATGCCATCCGCAGTTTTCGTACAGCAGCTGTGGAGATGAAGGGGAAACAAGACCTGATTTCTTATAACATGGAGCAGGATGTAGCGTATATTCGGCAAACGTTAGGGGAGCTGCAAAAGGACCATCTTTTGCAAGCGGTTACAAGTATAATGGCAGCCAAACACATTCTCGTCGTAGGGTTTCGCAGCTCCTATGCTCCGGCCCATTGGCTCGCTTTTACACTGAATGTCGTCAGAGGAAACGCACATCTGTACAATGGGCCAGTTGATGACGTCAACTATCTGTTGACCCAGATCAATCAGGAGTGGCTCGTGATCGCACTCTCCTTCCCCCGCTATACGAGTGAAACCATCCTGTTTGCAAAAGCAGCCAAAGAGAGAGGCGCCAAAATCATCGGGATTACAGACGATGAGCTA
This genomic stretch from Brevibacillus sp. DP1.3A harbors:
- the yjcZ gene encoding sporulation protein YjcZ → MSLFNGGFNGIALILVLFVLLTIVGVGDD
- the codY gene encoding GTP-sensing pleiotropic transcriptional regulator CodY, producing the protein MNLLEKTRKINVMLQKTMGGSGVGFQDLARLLSEVISANVYIITADGTILGSGMNQEISLQEEGRSSTQLQEGVHQKLLEVTQTLANEPITSPYTLVPKELNSIFPQMMTTIVPINAGGSRLGTLVLLRAYGQFETEDLILGEIGATVIGMKIVRQRTEQIENEVRDKTFAKIALSSLSYSEQIAIEKIMEQLDAREGLLVASQLADQAGLTRSVIVNALRKLASAGVLESRSLGMKGTYIKVLNDKFPSELAKWKTS
- a CDS encoding M81 family metallopeptidase; its protein translation is MKVIIGGIAHETNTFSNVPTTLEMFQSYEWDYHETIVNRNRGVRNFPGGMVDRAEELGIELLPTFLTFTYPAGTILREAYDQIKKELLDTIAATEGADAICLGLHGAGVVEGMDDLEGDILASVRQLVGYDIPLIVTLDLHANMTQKMVDEADALLGVHLYPHVDCYERGIEAIDLAHKMVTEGIKPTMHLTRLPLLIPTSATHHSPAREINEACWAWEKEEGVIDCAFFHGFPYTDIPELGVSVLSVTNNDQELAKKVSEDVASLIWEKRDEFELNMPAPAEGIAMALETEGMPIVINETSDNPGGGTPGDGTHLLRAMLEAQLTNACFGFIYDPEVVQIAHQAGVGATLQLSLGGKTDYLHGEPLEVTAYVKALTDGKFIATTPMGQGGHENFGRSVRLQIEGVDVLVCSVKSQVLDEQIFLLHGIDVTKYKIVALKSSTHFRASFEPISARVITIDSPGLTTLNFRFFKYERAIRPIYPLDPATEWNLHQLTRK
- a CDS encoding MurR/RpiR family transcriptional regulator, whose product is MIMESVQERIRKHYPELTNQQKLAAKYILAEPKTVALQPAKVVGALSGTSETTIIRLSYALAYSGYSELQNEIRSSLLEKVPKADAIRSFRTAAVEMKGKQDLISYNMEQDVAYIRQTLGELQKDHLLQAVTSIMAAKHILVVGFRSSYAPAHWLAFTLNVVRGNAHLYNGPVDDVNYLLTQINQEWLVIALSFPRYTSETILFAKAAKERGAKIIGITDDELSPIGPVADQILKVTAPAPTALKGMTAIFSMLNILISGVVQADGEQVQQRLKEYEETSRQIYPFVEGAEV
- a CDS encoding sporulation protein; the protein is MSMFKKLLASVGIGSAQVDARLEQDSLIPGDMVRGEVHIKGGDVAQEIDEIYMYVVTHYEREVNDSKTKEECTLVKYRLSERVQLKPKEETVLPFAFQLPYETPLTMGRQPVYLRTGLDIKNAIDPGDSDFIEVRPHPLMSKVLDAVQQIGFQLYKVDCEYNRHLGRNHPFVQEFEFRPTGPYRSQLEELEVVFYLRDGELEVLLELDKRARGFMGAFEEAFNLDERYIRFRLTNADVNKHTHVIAEAIEALIKQQLR